CGCGAGATCACGCCGCCGACTTCGGAGACGATCGCGCGAGAAGCCAAGATCGAGGTGAAGCCCGAGGTGAAGCCGGAAGCGCCCGCCGCGATGCCGCCCGTCGAAGCGCCGAAGCCGGTGCCGGCTCCCGCGGCTGAGGCAGCGCACGCTGCGGAAGCGCCCAAGGAGACCGTCAAGGAGATCGTGAAGGAGGCTCCGAAGCCCACGCCACCCGTCGCCGAAGCTCCAGCCGCGCCCGCAAAGGCGGAGGTTATCGAAGCGCCCAAGGAGGTCGCGAAGGAGCCGGCCAAGGAATCCGTGAAGGCTGTACCTGCCGAGGCGCCCCCGCAGCCGGCGATTGCCAGCGTCGATGCGCGCCGCGACAGCGACGGCCTGCGCGTGACGTTCCCGATTCAGGTCGCAACGGCTGCGGCGGCGTTCCGTCGTGGCGACACGGTCTGGCTGGTGTTCGACACGCCGAAGCCGATCGATGTCGAGGCGATCCGCACCAGGGGCGGCGCGATGATCGGCGAGGTCGGCCGCGTGCCGCTCGACAAGGGGCAGGCGGTCCGCATCCGTCTCACTCGGCCGCTGGTCTACTCGCTGACCAGCGAGGAAGTCGGCAAGGAGACCAACTGGCTGCTCACACTCGCCGACAAGATCCAGGCGACGCCGTTGCCACTGTTGATGTCGCGCAACATCACCGATCCCGCGCTCGCCAACATCGCGATTCCCTTCGCCAATCCGGGCCTTCTGCACAAGCTGACCGATCCCGACGCCGGCGACACGCTGTATGTCGTCACCGCGCAGCGGCCGGTGCGCGGCTTCATCAAGCGGCAGGACCTCGTCGATCTGTCGCTGCTGGAATCCGCGCACGGCATCGCGATCCGTCCGAACTCCGACGAGGTCGGCGTCGAGGTCGGGTCCGACAAGGTCATCCTCGGCAAGAAGGGCGGATTGACGCTGTCGCCCGTCGACATCTCGGCCGAGCGGGCGCCGACCGCGGTGCGCCCGATCTTCAGCCCCGAGGGTTGGCGCAAGGGCCAGTCGGAGAATTTCTGGACGCGCCAGAGCGATCTGGTCACGGCGATCTCGGCGGTCGAGCCGGCGCAGCGTTCGCTGCCGCGACTCGACCTCGCGCAGTTCTACATGTCGCGCGCCATGTACCACGAAGCCAAGTCCGTGACCGACATGATGCTGAGCGATCCCCTCAACAAGGAGGAGAGCAGCGCGCTGATCATGCATGCGATCGCGAGCATCCTGATCGGCCGGCCGGCGCAGGGTCTGAAGGACCTCGCCAATCCCGTGATCGGCAACAGCCACGATTCCCAGCTCTGGAAAGCGCTCGCCTATGCGCGCCAGGGCAAATGGGCGGACGCCCGCGAGAAATTCAAGAACGTCGAGTTCGCCATCGCCTCGCTGCCGCTCGACATCCAGCGCATCGTGACGATGGACGCGATGCGCGCCGCGCTCGAAGTGAAGGACTATGCCGGCGCCTCCAAACGCCGCGGCGAGATCGAGGTGGTCGGTGTGCCGCCCGAGGCGGCGCCCGGCTTTGCCGTGTTGCGGGGCCGGCTCGCCGAGGCGCTCGGCCACGACAAGGACGCGCTCGACGACTACAAATTCGCGGTGGCCTCGAACGACCGCCAGGGGGCGGCCGAGGCCAAGCAGCTGGAAGTGGCGCTGCGCCAGAAGCGCGACGAGATCAGCAAGGAAGACGCGCTGCGCGATCTCGAGACGCTGTCGATGACCTGGCGCGGTGACTCGATCGAGGTCAAGACGCTCCAGATGCTGTCGAAGATGTATGCCGAGAACGGGCGCTATCGGGACGCGCTCGCCGCGGCGCGTACCGCAACGAAGCTCCAGCCGAATGCGGAAGCCTCGCGGCAGGCGCAGGACCTCGCCTCCGACCTGTTCACGCAGATATTCCTGGGACCCAAAGGCGACGAGCTGCCGCCGGTCGAGGCGCTCGGGATGTTCTACGAGTTCCGCGAGCTGACGCCGATCGGCCGTCGCGGCGACGAACTGATCCGCCGGCTCGCCGACCGTCTCGCCTCGATCGACCTGCTCGATCAGGCTGCCGAGCTGCTGCAATATCAGGTCGACCACCGCCTCGAGGGGGCCGCGCGTGCGCAGGTCGCCGCGCGCCTCTCCATGATCTATCTCGCCAACCGCAAGCCCGACATGGCGATCACGGCGCTGCGCGCGAGCCGCATCAGCGATCTTTCCGGCGAGCTGCGGCAGCAGCGGCTACTGTTGGAAGCGCGGGCGCAGAGCGACGTCGGCCGCCACGATCTCGCGCTCGACATCGTCTCCAACGTCTCCGGGCGCGAGGTGCTGCGCCTGCGCTCCGACATCTTCTGGGCGGCGCGGCGCTGGCGCGAGTCTGCCGAGCAGATCGAGCTCTATTACGGCGACCGCTTCCGCGACTTCAAGCCGCTCAATGCGGTGGAGAAGAGCGACATCATTCGCGCCGCCGTCGGTTATGCGCTTGCCGACGATTCCATCGGCCTGTCGCGCTTCCGCGAGAAATACGCACCGCTGATGAGCGAGAGCGCCGACCGCGTCGCTTTCGACATCGCCAGCAAGCCGGCCGCGGCCTCCAGTGCCGAATTCGCCGAGGTCGCCAAGTTAGCTGCCAGCGTCGACACGCTCGACGGTTTCCTGCGCGAGATGAAGCAGCGCTTCCCGGACGCCACCGCCCGCGCGCCGGCCGCGCCGCAGGCCCATGACGAGACCGACCACACCGGCTCGCTGCCCACGATCCCGGTCGTGCGGCAGATCAAGATGACGCGGTAGGAACCCTGCTACGTCTCGGCCTCTCGACAGGTGCCGCGCAAGGCGGCAACCTGTACCCCTTCATGCCGGGAGAGCGTCGAAATGAGCAAGCCTGCCAAGACCGAAGCCGAACTCATCGCCATGGCGCGGGCCGAGCTGAAGGCCCATGCCGATGGCCCGGACGACCTCGCCATCTCCATCGTCCGCGACGGCGACAGCTGGGAGTTCCGCGTCGACGCCGACCAGGCCACACGAGACCGGCCGGGCTTCCCCGAAAGCGTCGCCATGCTGGTGCAGATCGGCGATCACCTCAGCAAGCAGTATGATGTGAAGGGGTAGGGAACGGCTGTCATAGCGCCTCGCGCGAAGCGCGGCCCGGGGCGCTGCCTCTCCGTCATTGCGAGCGCAGCGAAGCAATCCAGTCTGTCTCCGCGCAAAGACTCTGGATTGCTTCGTCGCAAGAGCTCCTCGCAATGACGGGGAGAGGACAGCGACAATTACTGAATCTGAGAGGACGCGTCGCTGTTGGCTCAGCAGATCTCCCACTATCCCCCGTAACTCTGCACAAGGCTTCCCGCGACCAGCGACCAGCCGTCGACCAGCACGAAGAAGATCAGCTTGAACGGCAGCGAGATCGTCGCCGGCGGCAGCATCATCATGCCCATCGACATCAGCACCGAAGCGACGACGAGGTCGATGATCAGGAACGGGAGAAACAGCAGGAAGCCAATCTCGAAGGCGCGTTTCAGCTCGGAGATCATGAAGGCGGGGATGAGGATGCGAAGTGCGAGCTCGTCCGGGGTGGCAGGCGGCGGTTCGCCGGAGAGATCCAGGAACAGCTTGAGGTCCTTCTCGCGCACGTTCTTCTGCATGAAGCCGCGCAAGGGGACGGAGGCGCGCTGAAGCGCGTCCTCGACGCTGACCTGGTTGGCGACGAGCGGGCGGATGCCCTCGTCGTAGGATTTCTGCAGCACCGGCCCCATCACGAAGAAGGTGAGGAACATCGCCAGCGCAATGATCACGGAGTTCGGCGGCGCGGTCGCCGTGCCCATCGCGGTGCGCAGCAGCGACAGCACCACCACGATGCGCGTGAACGACGTCATCATGATCAGGATCGACGGCGCGATCGACAGCACCGTGAGCAGCGCGATCAGCTGGATCGCGCGTTCGGTGACGCCGCCGCCCTGGCCGCCGAGATTGATGCTGATGTCCTGCGCATGGGCAGGCATCGCGAGCGAAGCCGCGCCGATCAGGACAGAAAGAAAAACAACTCTACGCGGGAGGGCCGGCAGCCTCACGAAGACGGCTTCGGACGGCCGAGCAGGGAGGCCATCTCGTCTTCGAGATTCTCAAAGCTGGTCTTCTCCGCGGCCGGCTTTGGCGGCGGTGCCGATGGCGCCGGCGGCTCTATGCGGGCTGCGCGCGGCGCCGCCGCGGGCGGCTCGGGCGCAACCGGAGGCGCGGCCGTCTCGCCGGCCGGGCGGCGCAGCGCAGCTTCAAGACGCTGCGCCATCTCGGCGAGATTCTGCTCGGCGCTCGAGGGCGCAGCAGCGGGGGCCGGCGGCAGAACGGGCGGCGCCTGCGGCACGGGCGGCGGCGGTGCGGCCGGGCGCTCGGCGCGCACCGGCGGCACCTTTACGGGCTCGCCCTGGCGCGGCGGACGCGGCATCAGCGGCGGCTCATTGCGGGCAATGCGTGGCGGGAGCGGCTCGGGACGCGACTCGCGCTCGGGGCGCGGCGCGATCGGCTCCGGCGGAAAGCCGGGCAACGACGGCTCGCTGCGGCGCTCGGCCAAAGCGGGCGCGGGCCGGCGCACTTCGTCGGCGAAGGACGGGCGCGCGGGCCGCGGCGGCGGCTCGGGCATTTGCGGCTCGGGATGATCGAGCAGTTCGGGCCGCGGAGCCTCATCGGCCCAGCCGCCGGCATCCGGCATCGGGGCGAGGCGCGGCGGTTCGGCGGCGTTGGAACGCTGCGGGAGCTGGTCGCGGCCCGGGGCGGCACGAACGATGTTGGGCTCGACGACGATGTCGGTCGGGCCGCCGATCATCAGGAGATGCTCGACATTGTCGCGCCGGACCAGCACCAGGCGGCGCCGGCCGTCGACCGCGGCAGCATCGATCACGGCGAGCCGGGGCATCCTGCCGCGCTGGGTGTTGGCGCCGAGCCGGTTACCGGCGAATCGGCGCACCAGCCAAGCAGCGACGCCGATCAACGCCAGAACGACGATGAACGCGAGGATGAAGGTGATAGGGCTGCCTTGCATACTTGTCCCCGACAAATGGCGCTTTTCTTGCGCCCATGGTCAGATGCGCCAACCACCGGCGTACGATGCCCCAAAACTGCGATCTCTTAACGTCCTACGGCAAGTTTTGCCGTCCCCAAGTCTTATTAACCTATGAATCGCCCGATCCAAAACGACTTCTTGGCCTGTGCACGCCCGCCAAGCGGTTGGGTTAATGCCACTTTTGGGAACGTAGAATCACGGGGCGCCAAATTTGTGTCCCGGCAAGGACAAGCGAGCGTCATGCGTTCCCGGCATCCTTAACCACCTGTTAACCATACAGGCGGCAAATTCTGCCTAGCTTCGGACACAGGTCCGACGGCGGAAGGAGCCGCAACGATGTCCATCAACGACCTCCCGGTGCTGTCGGCGCTTCGCACCAAGATGCAGTGGCATCAGGAGCGCCAGCGCGTCCTGTCCGAGAACGTCTCCAACTCCGACACCCCCAAATTCCGGCCGCGTGACCTGGTCGAGCCGAAGCTCGACAAATCCGGCGCGGTGACCGGCTCGATGGGCCCGCTGGCGATGACCGTGACCAGCGCCTCGCACATGACGCCGTCGGGCGCGGCCTCCAGCTTCGACCAAAACAAGAATGCGGGCTTCGAGACCCGTCCCGCGGGCAATGCCGTCAATCTCGAAGAGGAGATGATGAAGGCCGCCAGCAACCAGATGGATTACGCGGCGGCGACCTCGCTCTATTCGAAGAGCCTGCATCTGCTCAAGACCGCGATCGGCAAGGGTTAGGCTGGGGTAGATCATGGCGAATGACAGCAGCGACTTTGCCCGCTCGATGGCGATCGCGACCTCCGGCCTGCGGGCGCAGGCCGGGCGCATGCGGGTGATCTCGGAAAACATCGCGAACGCGGACTCGACCTCGCAGAGTGCAGGCGGCGATCCCTACCGGCGCAAGGTGCCGACCTTCTCCTCCGCGCTCGATCGGACGCTCGACGCCCAGGTCGTCACCCTCGGCAAGATCAAGCCCGACCAGTCCAACTTCCGCGTCAAGTATGAGCCGAACAATCCGGCGGCGGATGCCACCGGCAACGTCAAATATCCCAACGTGAACTCGGTGGTCGAGATGACCGACATGCGCGATGCGCAGCGGTCCTACGAGGCCAATCTCAACATCATCAGTGCGACGCGCCGGATGATCCAGCGCACGCTCGACATCCTCAAGAGCTGAACAGGACATTTGAGCCATGGCATCACCGACAATCGCCGCCAATGCCTACGCCAACCTCGCCCGCGTGCTGGAGAACAGCGGCGCCGGCAAGGGCAGCGAAGCGAGCGGGCAGTCCTTTGCTTCGCTGCTGAAAGACGCGGTCGGCAGCGTCATGGAGTCCGGCCGCAAGTCCGACGCGCAGACGGTGGCGATGGCCGCCGGCAAGGCCAACGTGATGGACGTGGTGACGGCGGTCGCCGACACCGACGTTGCGGTGTCCACGCTGGTCTCGGTCCGCGACCGCGTGATCGCCGCGTATGAAGACATCATGAAGATGCCGATCTGACGGTTGTCATTCCGGGGCGCGCGTAGCGCGAGCCCGGAATCCATAACCACGATCTGGAGTATGGATTCCGGGCTCTCGCTGCGCGAGCCCCGGAATGACGAAAAATAACTCACTGTGAGAAATCCAAAATGACCGGACCCGAAACCCTCGACGTCGCGCGTGATGCGATCTGGACCATCGTGATCGTGTCCTCGCCGCTGATGCTGGTCGGCCTCGTGGTCGGCGTCATCGTGTCGCTGTTCCAGGCGCTGACGCAGATCCAGGAGCAGACGCTGATCTACGTGCCGAAGATCCTCGCGATCTTTGCCACGATGTTATTAGCGCTTCCATTCATGGCCGACTCGCTCCACGCCCACATGCTGCGGATCTCGTCGCGAATCATCGGCGGCTGAGGCACAATGCGCCCGTCATGCGCATCGACGTCTCGCTGCTGCCGGCGCTCGCCGCGTCCTTCATGCTCGCCTTCGCCCGGGTCGGTGCGATGGTGATGCTGTTGCCAGGCCTCGGCGAGACCAACATCCCGACGCGCATAAAATTGTCGATCGCGCTGCTGCTCACGCTGATCATCCTGCCGTTGCACCGCAATGCCTATCATGTCGACATGGGTTCGCTGGCGCCGCTTCTGGTGCTGATGCTGCATGAGATCGTGATCGGCATCGTGCTGGGCGCGACCGCGCGCGTGACGCTGTCGGCCCTTCAAGTCGCCGGCTCCGTGATTGCGCAGCAGATGGGGCTCGGCTTCGTCACCTCGGTCGATCCGACGCAGGGGCAGCAGGGCGTTCTGGTCGGCAACTTCCTGACCATGCTCGGCGTTACGCTGCTGTTTGCCACCGACAGCCATCACCTCGTGATCGCGGCGCTGAACGACAGCTACACGATCTTCTCGCCGGGCGAGACGATGTCGAGCGGTGACGTCGCTTCGCTGGCGACGCGCGCCTTCGCCGCCGCGTTCCGCCTGGGCTTGCAGCTCTCCGGGCCGTTCCTGGTGTTCGGCCTCGTCTTCAACATCGGGCTCGGTGTGCTGGCGCGGCTGATGCCGCAAATGCAGGTCTATTTCGTCGGCGTGCCGCTGTCGATCTTCGCGGGCTTCCTGGTGCTCGCCGTGGTGCTCACCGCGATGATGGGTACGTATCTGGATTACTTCATCGGTGTCATGCACCAGATGATGCCGCTCAAATAGGTGATCGATGGCGGAAGACAACGATCCCGAAAGTAAAACAGAAGACCCGACACAAAAGCGCCTCGAGGAGGCGCTCGAACGCGGCGACGTTGCGAAAAGCCAGGAGATCAACACCTGGTTCATGATCGCGGGCGGCACGCTTGTGGTCTCGACCTTTTCGGGATCGGTCGGCAGCGGGCTGGTGACGCCGATGCGCAATCTGCTCGCCAATTCCTGGATGATCAAGACCGACGGCGGGAACCTGCTCGCGCTGATGCAGCAGATCGAGATCGCCGTGCTCGCGGCGGTCGGCGTGCCGCTCTTGATGCTGGTGCTGGCGGCGATTGCCGGCAACATGCTCCAGCACCGTCTGGTGTGGTCGGCCGAATCCCTCAAGCCGAAGTTCAGCAAGCTTTCGCCCGCCGAGGGCTTGAAGCGCATCTTCGGCAAGCAGGCGGCGGCGAACTTCCTCAAGGGCCTCGGCAAACTCGTCGTGCTCGGCGCGGTTATGACCATAGTCCTATGGCCGGAGCGGCATCGCATGGAGGCGATGGTCAAGCTCGATCCGGCCGCCATGCTGGGCGCTACCACCAGCATGACCATCCATCTGCTCGGCGCGGTGGTCGCGGCGCTCGCGATCATCGCGATCGGCGACTATTTCTTCCAGTATCGCAGCTGGTTCCAGCGGCAGAAGATGTCGCTCCAGGAGATCAAGGAAGAGTTCAAGCAGTCCGAAGGCGACCCGCACATCAAGGGCAAGCTCAGGCAATTGCGCCAGCAGCGCTCCAAGAAGCGCATGATGGCGGCGGTTCCCAAGGCCTCCGTGATCATCACCAACCCGACCCACTATTCGGTGGCGCTGTCCTACGAGCGCGGCATGTCGGCGCCGATCTGCGTCGCCAAGGGCGTCGACAACCTCGCTTTCAAGATCCGGGAGATCGCGCGCGAGCACGACATCCCGATCGTCGAGAACGTGCCGCTGGCCCGTGCGCTCTACGCCACCGTCGATATCGACCAGGAAATCCCGACCGAGCACTACCATGCGGTCGCCGAAGTCATTGGTTACGTCATGCGGCTGAAGCGTGGATTCGGCGCCGGGCGGGGATAAAACACCCGAAAAGTACCGGAAATGGCCGTAATCTGGGAATCAGCGTACCTTTCGCCCCTGCTGCCCTTGCGCCTGCGGGTCCGATTGAGGCAGGGAAGGCCCCGTGCGCGCGATGGCGCGTTGATTCTCTGCCGACAGGCTGCGCCGGCTTGATATGACTGCTGAGACCGACCACGACCTCACACGCGAGCCCGTTGCGGCGCACGAGCCGTCGCCGCGCTCGGGCAGCATTGCGCTGGTGCTGCTGGTGGCCGCCGGTCTCGTCGCGGTCGCCGTCGGGTTGATGACGCTCGGGCGCGCGCAGGCGCAGCCTTACATCCTCGGCATCCTCGCCGTGCTGGCGATGGTCGGCCTGTTCAACCTGTTCGCCTTCGCCGCCGGCATCATCCGCTTCGCCGACCGTAGTCTGGACGATCCCATCATCGGCCGCATCTCCGATCATGCCTTCGATGGCCTCGCCGTGACCGATCCGCGCGGCCACGTGGTCTATTCCAATGCGGCCTATCTGACGTTGACGGGCGCCGTCGGCCCGCAGGACGTGCGGCCCGTCGAGCGCGTCTTCATCGGCAACCCCGACGTCTCCGAGGCCGTGTTCCGCCTGCTCAAAGCCGCCCGCGAAGGCAAGCGGCAGCAGGAAGAAGTGCGCATCTCCGGCCACGAGGGCAGCCAGGGCCGTTGGCTGCGGATGCGCGTGCGCCCGCTCGGCGGCGGCAAGCGCGAGGCCAAATACGCGGTGTGGTCGATCGCCGACATCACCCGCGACCGCGAGCGCCAGGAGGACGTGTTCCAGGAGCTCCAGCACGCAATCGAATATCTCGACCACGCGCCTTGCGGCTTCTTCTCGGTCAATCCGGCCGGCGAGCTCGCCTATGTCAACGCGACGCTGGCGAACTGGCTCGACTACGACCTCGCCGAGATCGGTTCCGGCGGCCTGAAGCTCACCGACATCGTCTCCGGCGACGGCGCCTCGCTGCTCACCGCGATCGTGGCGGTTCCAGGCGAGGTGAAGACCGAGGTCTTCGACATCGACCTGCGCATGCGCACTGGCAAGACCATGCCGGTGCGGCTCTACCACAAGCTCGCCTTCGGCGCCGACGGCGCGCCGGGGCCGTCGCGCACGCTCGTCATCAGCCGCGCCCGCGACGAGCGCAGCGATCCTGATCGGGCCGCCGAAGTGCGCTTCATGCGCTTCTTCGACCACACGCCGATGGCGATCGCCACCGTCGATCGCGCCGGCAATGTCGTGCGGGCGAACGCGCGCTACGCCAAGCTCGGCCAGGCGCTCGGCCTCGACAGCGCCTCCAAGTCGATCTTCCGCGCGGTCAATTCGCGCGACCGCCAGCTTCTGATCGCGGCCATCAACCAGGCCGCCGACGGCCAGGCCGACGTCGCGCCGGTCGAGGTCGCGCTGGAAGGCACCAAGGAGCGCTGGGGCCAGTTCTTCGTCACGCCGGTGGACGCTGCCGAGAACGAGGCGGAAGCGGCCATCGTGCACATGCTCGAGACCACCGAGCGGCGTGCGCTGGAGAACCAGATCAACCAGTCGCAGAAGATGGAGACGGTCGGGCAGCTCGCCGGCGGCATCGCGCACGACTTCAACAACGTGCTGTCCGCCATCATGATGGCGAACGACTTCCTGCTGAACGCGCACAAG
This is a stretch of genomic DNA from Bradyrhizobium sp. CB2312. It encodes these proteins:
- a CDS encoding tetratricopeptide repeat protein: MAREAGLLSRARALAQGLSRHVRKAPLLAACLMVGFGGSARAADPIRGEATFSAGGGFARLVIKLGEDVPSEVTTAGSILIVRFDRPVDVPVDRVPEGAPDYVNSARRDPDGGAIRLSLARRVTVNTMNAGERTFIDLLPEGWKGPPPSLPMDVVKELAERARVAERALRAQRAAAESKKRPQIRVRASVQPTFVRFVFEMPDGVGVSSVLNEQKLTLAFNANLNFDLADAVVAAPPNVASIKQKADIDQTNVEIALIGDSDVHSFRDDKNYVVDISFQPEKGKTAATAESVIAQAKPAAQGHGPAPAPEKPVAEKKDAHREITPPTSETIAREAKIEVKPEVKPEAPAAMPPVEAPKPVPAPAAEAAHAAEAPKETVKEIVKEAPKPTPPVAEAPAAPAKAEVIEAPKEVAKEPAKESVKAVPAEAPPQPAIASVDARRDSDGLRVTFPIQVATAAAAFRRGDTVWLVFDTPKPIDVEAIRTRGGAMIGEVGRVPLDKGQAVRIRLTRPLVYSLTSEEVGKETNWLLTLADKIQATPLPLLMSRNITDPALANIAIPFANPGLLHKLTDPDAGDTLYVVTAQRPVRGFIKRQDLVDLSLLESAHGIAIRPNSDEVGVEVGSDKVILGKKGGLTLSPVDISAERAPTAVRPIFSPEGWRKGQSENFWTRQSDLVTAISAVEPAQRSLPRLDLAQFYMSRAMYHEAKSVTDMMLSDPLNKEESSALIMHAIASILIGRPAQGLKDLANPVIGNSHDSQLWKALAYARQGKWADAREKFKNVEFAIASLPLDIQRIVTMDAMRAALEVKDYAGASKRRGEIEVVGVPPEAAPGFAVLRGRLAEALGHDKDALDDYKFAVASNDRQGAAEAKQLEVALRQKRDEISKEDALRDLETLSMTWRGDSIEVKTLQMLSKMYAENGRYRDALAAARTATKLQPNAEASRQAQDLASDLFTQIFLGPKGDELPPVEALGMFYEFRELTPIGRRGDELIRRLADRLASIDLLDQAAELLQYQVDHRLEGAARAQVAARLSMIYLANRKPDMAITALRASRISDLSGELRQQRLLLEARAQSDVGRHDLALDIVSNVSGREVLRLRSDIFWAARRWRESAEQIELYYGDRFRDFKPLNAVEKSDIIRAAVGYALADDSIGLSRFREKYAPLMSESADRVAFDIASKPAAASSAEFAEVAKLAASVDTLDGFLREMKQRFPDATARAPAAPQAHDETDHTGSLPTIPVVRQIKMTR
- the fliP gene encoding flagellar type III secretion system pore protein FliP (The bacterial flagellar biogenesis protein FliP forms a type III secretion system (T3SS)-type pore required for flagellar assembly.); the encoded protein is MRLPALPRRVVFLSVLIGAASLAMPAHAQDISINLGGQGGGVTERAIQLIALLTVLSIAPSILIMMTSFTRIVVVLSLLRTAMGTATAPPNSVIIALAMFLTFFVMGPVLQKSYDEGIRPLVANQVSVEDALQRASVPLRGFMQKNVREKDLKLFLDLSGEPPPATPDELALRILIPAFMISELKRAFEIGFLLFLPFLIIDLVVASVLMSMGMMMLPPATISLPFKLIFFVLVDGWSLVAGSLVQSYGG
- a CDS encoding flagellar biosynthetic protein FliO, with product MQGSPITFILAFIVVLALIGVAAWLVRRFAGNRLGANTQRGRMPRLAVIDAAAVDGRRRLVLVRRDNVEHLLMIGGPTDIVVEPNIVRAAPGRDQLPQRSNAAEPPRLAPMPDAGGWADEAPRPELLDHPEPQMPEPPPRPARPSFADEVRRPAPALAERRSEPSLPGFPPEPIAPRPERESRPEPLPPRIARNEPPLMPRPPRQGEPVKVPPVRAERPAAPPPPVPQAPPVLPPAPAAAPSSAEQNLAEMAQRLEAALRRPAGETAAPPVAPEPPAAAPRAARIEPPAPSAPPPKPAAEKTSFENLEDEMASLLGRPKPSS
- the flgB gene encoding flagellar basal body rod protein FlgB, with amino-acid sequence MSINDLPVLSALRTKMQWHQERQRVLSENVSNSDTPKFRPRDLVEPKLDKSGAVTGSMGPLAMTVTSASHMTPSGAASSFDQNKNAGFETRPAGNAVNLEEEMMKAASNQMDYAAATSLYSKSLHLLKTAIGKG
- the flgC gene encoding flagellar basal body rod protein FlgC, with product MANDSSDFARSMAIATSGLRAQAGRMRVISENIANADSTSQSAGGDPYRRKVPTFSSALDRTLDAQVVTLGKIKPDQSNFRVKYEPNNPAADATGNVKYPNVNSVVEMTDMRDAQRSYEANLNIISATRRMIQRTLDILKS
- the fliE gene encoding flagellar hook-basal body complex protein FliE, translated to MASPTIAANAYANLARVLENSGAGKGSEASGQSFASLLKDAVGSVMESGRKSDAQTVAMAAGKANVMDVVTAVADTDVAVSTLVSVRDRVIAAYEDIMKMPI
- the fliQ gene encoding flagellar biosynthesis protein FliQ, whose product is MTGPETLDVARDAIWTIVIVSSPLMLVGLVVGVIVSLFQALTQIQEQTLIYVPKILAIFATMLLALPFMADSLHAHMLRISSRIIGG
- the fliR gene encoding flagellar biosynthetic protein FliR — encoded protein: MRIDVSLLPALAASFMLAFARVGAMVMLLPGLGETNIPTRIKLSIALLLTLIILPLHRNAYHVDMGSLAPLLVLMLHEIVIGIVLGATARVTLSALQVAGSVIAQQMGLGFVTSVDPTQGQQGVLVGNFLTMLGVTLLFATDSHHLVIAALNDSYTIFSPGETMSSGDVASLATRAFAAAFRLGLQLSGPFLVFGLVFNIGLGVLARLMPQMQVYFVGVPLSIFAGFLVLAVVLTAMMGTYLDYFIGVMHQMMPLK
- the flhB gene encoding flagellar biosynthesis protein FlhB, yielding MAEDNDPESKTEDPTQKRLEEALERGDVAKSQEINTWFMIAGGTLVVSTFSGSVGSGLVTPMRNLLANSWMIKTDGGNLLALMQQIEIAVLAAVGVPLLMLVLAAIAGNMLQHRLVWSAESLKPKFSKLSPAEGLKRIFGKQAAANFLKGLGKLVVLGAVMTIVLWPERHRMEAMVKLDPAAMLGATTSMTIHLLGAVVAALAIIAIGDYFFQYRSWFQRQKMSLQEIKEEFKQSEGDPHIKGKLRQLRQQRSKKRMMAAVPKASVIITNPTHYSVALSYERGMSAPICVAKGVDNLAFKIREIAREHDIPIVENVPLARALYATVDIDQEIPTEHYHAVAEVIGYVMRLKRGFGAGRG
- a CDS encoding cell cycle histidine kinase CckA; translated protein: MTAETDHDLTREPVAAHEPSPRSGSIALVLLVAAGLVAVAVGLMTLGRAQAQPYILGILAVLAMVGLFNLFAFAAGIIRFADRSLDDPIIGRISDHAFDGLAVTDPRGHVVYSNAAYLTLTGAVGPQDVRPVERVFIGNPDVSEAVFRLLKAAREGKRQQEEVRISGHEGSQGRWLRMRVRPLGGGKREAKYAVWSIADITRDRERQEDVFQELQHAIEYLDHAPCGFFSVNPAGELAYVNATLANWLDYDLAEIGSGGLKLTDIVSGDGASLLTAIVAVPGEVKTEVFDIDLRMRTGKTMPVRLYHKLAFGADGAPGPSRTLVISRARDERSDPDRAAEVRFMRFFDHTPMAIATVDRAGNVVRANARYAKLGQALGLDSASKSIFRAVNSRDRQLLIAAINQAADGQADVAPVEVALEGTKERWGQFFVTPVDAAENEAEAAIVHMLETTERRALENQINQSQKMETVGQLAGGIAHDFNNVLSAIMMANDFLLNAHKPTDPSFQDIMQIKQNATRAATLVRQLLAFSRRQTLRPQVLDLGDALSDLAMLLRRLIGEKVKHETIHGRDLWPVKVDVSQFEQVIVNLAVNARDAMPDGGKLIIRTANVTAEEAAKLAYKGMPAADYVRIEVADTGTGIPADIRDKIFEPFFSTKEVGKGTGLGLSTVYGIVKQTGGFIYVDSEPGQGTSFHIFLPRHHPEAEVQVEQPAATAVSATNGAAKEAAPAAAEAKPRTDLTGQGTILLVEDEEGLRALNARGLRSRGYTVVEAENGVEAMEVLDEQSGAIDLVVSDVVMPEMDGPTLLKAMREKNPDIKFIFVSGYAEDAFEKSLPEGQQFDFLPKPFTLSQLVAAVKETMTKQG